The Crassostrea angulata isolate pt1a10 chromosome 1, ASM2561291v2, whole genome shotgun sequence nucleotide sequence CGGTAGATAATGTGGATACTGAGCGGTTAGGGGGTTCTCTAGATGTGCATTAAAGGTATGGGCATTCTAATTGACACGGAAACGGGTCCGTGGTCCCATTCGTTCTCCCAAAGCCAAGGCCTACACTCCAAACACCTTCGTTAGGAGCCCCACGGGAATCGCTCGCTTTAACAAGGCAAAACAGTGGCCTGTCAAAATCACAAATTAACAAATCCCTCCCAAATCGTCCTCAATGGATTATCAAGCTACCCGGTACTAGCAACAAACGGCAATTATCCCTCTGTTCAGAAGGTGGTGGTACCCTGGGAGCTCTGTCTTTGATTGTTTTACCTGACCAATGTAACACCTCGCCCCGTCATTATGCTTTATTTAGCGTAATAAATGACCGCGCATTGTATCGCGTCCTTATGGACACTAATGCATTTTACCAAACCACGGTCTGTTCTCGACTAGGTGAGAAAACCCGCCGCTTACTGTTCGATCCTCGCCAGGCCAGGTGAGAAATCGATCGAAATTCAATCAGGAACCAATTGATTAGTTGTCGTGGTCTGCAGGTGATCCGCGCCCCATATCATCTGCCGGTACGCGCCTCGCTGTAGAGCCCGCTGATCGCGACATTATACACCTAATATCAATTTACCCCTTTTCTTGACCAgaagacttttttaaaaaaacttttaagaGCTTTCACTTTTGATGAAGATATACTTCTCtggcgatttttttttaaatttgtgtcCCTCAAAAGGGTatttatttactaaaaaaaatccaagaaaatCACATATGAACCAAGAAATTGAGTATTGCAGTCAATTTAAAACCATTTCTGCCATTAATTCCACAATTTCTAACCTTTTAAAATTTAGTTTCAAATAGGACATTCAATATTTGTAAGCTtcacttcaaaaaataatttgaattacttaagaaaagagaaaattacttttttttctaaataaacattaaattcgTTTTGTTGCAATGAATTACAGTTAAGTATGTAATGGAAATCATCTCATATTTTGTGTCGATAATGTTATAAGTTTACATGCAATGAATATGGAATTAAACGAAGTCGGTCGCAACAGTTGTTCGCACCGGTTTGTTGATTGAATTAATTACCGTTAATTATCAATGtatgttataataaaaaatacggtaaaaaattgtcaaaagatTGTATAACTTCAGACCTGGTGTGATGAATAAGTGACAAGATGACTTTGCTCAATGATTGACCAGTAATAAGACAATGGAATTAGCCCCGAGTTCGAGATCAAacttattaatataaatgactGGGAAACTCCGAGATCTGTGACTTCAGTAACGAGATTAATCAAATTTCTTTTGTCACCTGGATGGGATTAATTTATTAAGCAATGGAATTATAATTCCGCTTAAAACGGATAACCGCATTGATATTCATGAGGAGGCGTGGCTGTGAGAGGAGACTAGCCAATCAAATTGCAGAGTTGGCCTTTTAcgttaaaaaggaaaataatgtGATTACCGAAATGTAGTAATAAAATATGTGAAACGGGTAAAATCGCATAAAGACTGCCGTACATGTCATAAATCGCTTAAACTGGAATTTGTGTTCATTTTGGGCCAGTTTTGATAATCGGCCACGGTTCCTAGGCGGTTACGGAGATTTCCACTAAATCGCTTTTATTGTTGTAGATTTTGAGGGAGGAAAAAGACATGTACAGACCGTATCTCCCCGACCCTAAGGCCGAGACGGCCACCTCCCCACACAGCACATCAGGTAAGACGAGAAactgtttttcttcttttattctATCATTCATATTTGTAgctatttttctttatttcttttcatggctttttttaggggggggggtatacacaTAAGGtcaaagatctaattttgaTATCTGATATCTAATTTCTAAGATAAgaaatttaacataaaattcatttgaaatttttaaagtacTTTGGATTTACCTTTTTTCAAGagcattttcaatttatacACAAGAACATTTTAACGCCTTGAAATCACTGGAAAAGCAACAAATTTGAATAAGTTTAACGTTTAAACCTAATTTTTGATAGACCAAAAAACTTACTTATCTACTCCACACTGCtgaaaagtattttattatattcgTGAATgaattaatgtatatttttaaagacaaaCTGTGGGAATCATTTGTATAATAACTTCCTTATATATTACCTTTTTATCAATGTTGATTTATAAAACAATGGATTCTTCAACTGTCaagtaaaaaagaaatgttaaattATAAACCTGGTTTAATCCAGATTTTCTATCAATGTCTTTCAGAAAAtctaacatatttatttaaataaaattttcaaaaaccatCGTTAAacttaattatcaaaaatattatcagtttcttgtagaaaataaagttatatgtacatttattagtTTCCCCTAAATTTGCCGTATATTATATTTAACTTAAAGCATTTTCTCTTTACATATTATCgtcaatatgaaaaaaaatactattaatCTGAATAAAAGACGCCTAAATTATTTCCTatgtattcaaaacaaaaaactttcaATATTGTTACTTCttagaattaaaaatcattttgtatattcaaaaatcattttttattaacatatatatacatatcactttattactttttttaatttatcaatttttttcttatttattaacataatctatgttctttatttaacaaaaaaattgaatttattttattaatcttTTTTACAACTCTGATTCTTTAACGTTCggattctttaaatattttagcttCAAATTATATAAATCTATTTGAAATATGGTTTATAAATGTTACggattaaattaatttatctacatgtatattcatgtaGGCCTGCACCGTGCAGTCATGTACAATGTCTTTCGCTATATTCATCCACaccatcaattttatttttgatatataaataactATTGATATAAGTTATAATTCGTTTATTTTCGCACTCTTCTTGTGACAGACTCTGGACTAGAGGATCCCTCCATCAGCCCCGCCTCCAGTTGCACGGATTACAAATCTGACGTGGAATCCTCTCTATCTCTGCCGCAGTCAGAAGCATCGGCTTTCAGCAAAATTCAGAAACTCTCGCTTAATGCGGAATCCAGATATCCTTTCCCTCCAACTGCAATGCCGATAATGTTCCCAAATTCCGGACTCGGGTATTTCCCGACATTCCCAATGTCACCGTGGATACCAGCTGACACCCTGTCGAAAGGGTTCCCTTCCATGTCTCCAATGACGTCACGATCTGATGTCGGACCGCGCGAGGTTCCTCCGGAAGATGTATTTTACCGCGTGGACCCAAGGGTGCCCTTTACAAACTATTTCATGAACTTAACCAAACTTCTGAAAAAAGACGAAAAGAGTTCCGAGGCGAGTCACAAAGACTGTGACCGCTATGAAACACTGTCTCGGGAGGAATCCGACTGTCACTCCGACGAAGAGGAAATGACCCCCAAGGAAGAGGACGAAAACGAGCGCCAAACCTCCACAAATCAGACCGACGATTTGAAATCCCCAATCCCCCACTCGGCCAGGAACCCTGACTATAGAAACATGTCGGCTCTGATGACGAATCCGGCCTTGCTATGTCTGTCACAGATGCACCCGTACCCCTCTAAAGTCCCGTCGGCGGAATCCCTTCCCCATCTATCTAGTGCCCAGACCTCCATGATCCAGTTGATGAGCGGTATGTCCGCCCCCTCGGCGGCCTTGATCCACCCCGCGTTCCTCCACATGTCTGCCCTGGGACAGAAACGACTGAACCAAGAGAAGCCCCCGCCCGTCAAAAAATACAAGTGTGACGTCTGTGGCAAGGCTTTCTCCAGGAGCAACACCCTAGTCACCCACAAAGTATGTATGATATagtacccagagagagagagagagagagagagagagagagagagagagagagagagagagagagagagagagagagatatgattTCTTAGTTTATTCAATTATTTCTTTCACTGTAGAAAAAGACATTACATACAATATGATTAGAATTATCtaaaacacagaaaaaaaaattgataacctTTTTTAGAGGTTGAAATTTGATATTCAGTAGCATATAAAATCGATTTCAATAGTCTTTTTTATTGTTGCAATATTGCAAGacttatgatattttttttctaattgctaaatcaattgattattaataacaaaattaaactaAAGTTGTTAAATATATCACAGACAAGTATTAATAGACTACGGTTTCTTGCGGTATTGGTATTAATCCGCTAGCAGATGTTCTTTTGTCCATTAAATGTTTTAACTACACAATGTTAAAAACAGCACCTGTCGGTCGTACACCAACAGCCAAAATAAACCTGTgtacagttttaaaatatctgtagattttaaaaaaaaatgcgagAATGTCCGTTTTTGACCAAATAGATAACTTAATTTGTTAACTGAAAACTGATCGTGTTGGTCTTGTGTTTATCTGTTCAAATTTCGACCAGAGAAAAAGTCGTAAGTGAGCAATATTGATTCTGATAATCCCTTTTGAGGGTATTTAAACGAGCATAACGCCAAAAGCTATGCGATGTAACGAAATGTTTTGATGTGCCAAATGGAGGCAAAATATCCCCGCGCATCGCATTTGTTGATAAAATTCTAAACAAACAACGGTTCAACCCTACAATTTCCGCCAATTGTCTGGAACATTGATTATAATGAGAAAGTAATGGAATTTCCTAGGGATATTTTATTATCGGAGTGTACTACAAATTTGGCATTTGCTTTGATAGAATTCAAAAGTTCAATCTGAAAAggattgaattgaaaattaatgGAGTATTCAATTATCTGGACGCCTGTGTTTGGAAAGAGGTTTTACCAAAAACAAACAGAGCGTAATCGATGTGTGGTCAAGGAAGATGGCACGCGACTCGGGTCAATAGACCGTGTCATCTGGCCGTGCCATAATTGATACAGAACCGTTAGTCTAGGGACCACCAATATAACGAGAAGTCTGTCAtgtaattaaaacaattaactCGCTGTTTCAATGATAGGTGTACCGTAGAATTCATAATtcctaaaaatattcaaatccGCATGGAACATAGAGCTGGAAATCATGTGAACAAATCCAGCCACAATTATCTCTATGTATAAAGTTACCTAAAGTATAACATTATGTTATCTGAATTGTCTACATAGGCATTAACTGATCGTTTCTTTGCTCTGTTTCAGCGTATCCACACAGGGGACAAGCCGTTCAAGTGTGAGATCTGCGGGCGCGCCTTCCGTCAGCCCGGGAATCTGACCCGGCACCGCCTGACACACACCACAGTCAAACCCTATGTCTGTCCCACCTGTAACAAGGCCTTCAACCGCGCCTCCAACCTACACACGCACATGCGCACTCACACCAACTATCGGCCCTTCATCTGTCCGTACTGTGGCAAGGGGTTCCACCAAAAGATCGACATGAAGATCCACTGCTACACACACACAGGTACGTCAGCTCATTCCTTCCACCCGTCCATCATATATCTTTCTATCCATCCgttgattaattaattaattaattaatgtatttatttatttattttgaccAATCCTTTCTCCGCCAATCTGTAAATCTGTGAAGATTTTCCACTTTTAATTGTCTTAACCATGTATCCACTATATTTTCTAACAATATATCAAGCATTTACATGCATCTATGGTATTTTTTTAGGAGAGCGACCTCACCGCTGCGACATCTGTGGGAAGGGGTTCACTCTGGCCAGCACCCTCAACACGCACCGCCGCATTCACGCCGAGCAGAGGGGCTTCACCCTTATGGAGGGAGAAATCTCGCCCGGGGGCAGCGGCCACACCGCCCCGAGCGCTACACAGGTCAGCTCCTAGCCCCCCATGAGTGACAGCAGCTAGTGAACGACTTATGGAGTCGAAATCAGACTACTAGATTGTGTACATAGAATCGTTGCCATTTTGTTTTAGTTCCATTTCATTTACTATAACTGCTCGCATTCCAGTTATcaatataaaattaacacattGACGTAAAAAGTtgtaatttatttcatatttacatgtaacaagttGTTTACGAGCTGGTCACGTTTACGTACTTCCAtgctatttatcaatttattatttttcttagtAATTTATTGTACAATGTAGTTGTGTATCTGGTgcaattttgttgaattttatttgttgttgatatgaaataaagaattaaagttcttttgaaatgaaattttagttCAGTGAATGATTAGTATGGGCTCATGTATTACCAAAAAAGAGCATCGGTTTGTAAGAAATGTTACACAAGGAACCTATTtaacatcaaattttatttacttttaaaacttCAGGttcatggcgttatgaataaagttaataaagatataaaaccCCATCAGCCTATACTTTAGCATAGTTGTGACAGTATGCATATATAAGAGTAGGCTTTGGATATTCTTTggcataaaagaaaaaaaagataagacaAAACTAAATGGGTTCCGAACGTCCGacgaaaaaaaatgatgttcaGTCTTAAGTTTCTAAAAATCCAGAAATTGtagaaaatgtattttctcTGGGTGAAGGGTGCTAGAGGATGGGGTGCTGCTGGAACCTACTATCTACCTGTACCTGTCTAGCTAATTATGACGCACACTCAATTCACTTCAATTTATTGTCCTTGAGCTTAACAACTCCTCGGAATGCAaagtataatacatataaagaagatgggtggataaggcgtgtaaaatgcccatacgcggtcggacaggctactgaaaaattaaagtatatcaataaatctgatgga carries:
- the LOC128170190 gene encoding zinc finger protein 768-like; translated protein: MEEQRLYRSLAMEILREEKDMYRPYLPDPKAETATSPHSTSDSGLEDPSISPASSCTDYKSDVESSLSLPQSEASAFSKIQKLSLNAESRYPFPPTAMPIMFPNSGLGYFPTFPMSPWIPADTLSKGFPSMSPMTSRSDVGPREVPPEDVFYRVDPRVPFTNYFMNLTKLLKKDEKSSEASHKDCDRYETLSREESDCHSDEEEMTPKEEDENERQTSTNQTDDLKSPIPHSARNPDYRNMSALMTNPALLCLSQMHPYPSKVPSAESLPHLSSAQTSMIQLMSGMSAPSAALIHPAFLHMSALGQKRLNQEKPPPVKKYKCDVCGKAFSRSNTLVTHKRIHTGDKPFKCEICGRAFRQPGNLTRHRLTHTTVKPYVCPTCNKAFNRASNLHTHMRTHTNYRPFICPYCGKGFHQKIDMKIHCYTHTGERPHRCDICGKGFTLASTLNTHRRIHAEQRGFTLMEGEISPGGSGHTAPSATQVSS